In the Amphiura filiformis unplaced genomic scaffold, Afil_fr2py scaffold_22, whole genome shotgun sequence genome, gcgcagcgagcaggaaaatttgcatatttaagcgtttccgtacggttttcctaagcctttttagagcgttttattaaaaaggcgccccatgaatgtgtgccaaaaatcgcttgcccccccctctcagcttgccaccaaaattgcttgccccccctttggctcgccaaaatttcttgccccccccaattttaccctcccccagggctcataattattgcacagccccttagcttTAAATGTAAACGGGGTGTTTTTTGGTGAAGAGTTTGCAAAGGTAATTCCTATCTGAAGCAAAGGCAGATATGATTTTTTCGTAATGGTGTTTTGTACCTTGCATGGAGACCACAACAATTTGCTTTCAAATCCAGCGATTATCGTTATTCGTTAACTTTCTTTTTGATGATACTTCATTATACAGGGTgggtaaaaaagtgcaatagagaaaagactccatttttatttaagaaccgagttgcacctgttaggttttaaaacattttatatatgatatatccatcAGGGATCCTGTGTGAAAAAAGCAAGGAATTACcatttaccattttgtttttatgacacattttatagcgataccaaattttaatgtttgtccaagagacatctaaaatttgaaagtcATCCCACTCAGTGTAAGGTAccggtagatttggaacaactgccatttccGCCGCCATGTATAGAGCTGATTATAGGTAACCTTCTATATCTAAAACATTACCTGACCAAAAGTAATCACATTTTTCTTTTCAGATCCAGAGGTGCTCGCTGAAATCAACGAATGGGGTGAGGCCGTACGAAATTTAACCAAGGAAAGAATAGGCTCTACGCATGTCTATTTAGACGGTGCGCGGGAAAGTTGTCGTCTTAAGGAGTGTAATCTAGGGAACATGATTGCTGATGCCTATATATGGGTCATGGTAACGTTTCCTGATGAAGAGAAATGGAACGATGTCAGCATTGCGATACAGAACTCTGGTGGTATTAGATCGTCGATAACACAAGGTATTAATTTTCGGCTATCCCAGGAAATTAATTCCACCCCTGTATACAAACAAGTTATAGGCTAGAATTTTAGCAGGAGGGTGGAAGGGAAGTATATAAGGCAACTTGGTGAAACGCGTAGTCACAACGTTAACTACAAGCAAACACTATATAATTATGCTTTATTCTAAGGTAGGGCCTACAGTACATTCAGATTTAGATACATTGTCACTGACGTTGCCAAATTCCTGCGCCTGGTCTTCCAAACAATGTCACTGTTCAATGAATGTTCTTGATTTGGATAGTCGGTAGCTTCCGGGGAAGTCTTGAGTTTTCTTCTCCAATATTCCCAGTCTAATTTGTGCGTGCTTATACTGCTTATTTATATTCTTGGATAGCCGATTCAAATCCAGCATAGTTCGACTGATGTTCGGCTCGAAGCTGCTCCTCAAGTATGTCAAGTTCAACAATATATACCAAAAGGACTGCGCAGTATGAATCTAGATTGTACAATCCTATCTTTGTTTGGATTGCAATATCAAAACGAACACTTTGACCCCTCttttgtcgcgttttctttttacatttttgaccTTCATATGGCCAAAAGTTTGACTTTTAACGTTTCCGAAAATAACGCGAGAACGGTACATCTCATAGATGGGTCAAACTTTGCATTTTCTGAATTCATAAATTAGAAGTAATTAGATTAGAATTTAGCTACGTTTCTTATGATAAATCAGGATAATGAATATCCAACAGTAGTGACGCCAGATCAAGATCCGGATGGTACCGTGCTGGTGGTAACAGATTACACCTTTGCTAAATATCTAGGAAGATTGGACATTGTCTTTGACGATCTTGGCCGTGTCACAGAATGGTCTGGCAATCCAATTCTTCTTAATAAAGAGGTTGAAGAAGGTACGTATACGTTTTATTACGTTTTGGGCTCTTATATACGTGCAGTGTGTATAGTAATTGGTATCAATTTAGCTTTAAATGTAAACGGGGTGTTTTTTTGGTGAAGAGTTTGCAAAGGTAATTCCTATCTGAAGCAAAGGCAGATATGATTTTTTCGTAATGGTGTTTTGTACCTTGCATGGAGACCACAACAATTTGCTTTCAAATCCAGCGATTATCGTTATTCGTTAACTTTCTTTTTGATGATACTTCATTATACAGGGTgggtaaaaaagtgcaatagagaaaagactccatttttatttaagaaccgagttgcacctgttaggttttaaaacattttatatatgatatatccatcAGGGATCCTGTGTGAAAAAAGCAAGGAATTACcatttaccattttgtttttatgacacattttatagcgataccaaattttaatgtttgtccaagagacatctaaaatttgaaagtcATCCCACTCAGTGTAAGGTAccggtagatttggaacaactgccatttccGCCGCCATGTATAGAGCTGATTATAGGTAACCTTCTATATCTAAAACATTACCTGACCAAAAGTAATCACATTTTTCTTTTCAGATCCAGAGGTGCTCGCTGAAATCAACGAATGGGGTGAGGCCGTACGAAATTTAACCAAGGAAAGAATAGGCTCTACGCATGTCTATTTAGACGGTGCGCGGGAAAGTTGTCGTCTTAAGGAGTGTAATCTAGGGAACATGATTGCTGATGCCTATATATGGGTCATGGTAACGTTTCCTGATGAAGAGAAATGGAACGATGTCAGCATTGTGATACAGAACTCTGGTGGTATTAGATCGTCGATAACACAAGGTATTAATTTTCGGCTATCCCAGGAAATTAATTCCACCCCTGTATACAAACAAGTTATAGGCTAGAATTTTAGCAGGAGGGTGGAAGGGAAGTATATAAGGCAACTTGGTGAAACGCGTAGTCACAACGTTAACTACAAGCAAACACTATATAATTATGCTTTATTCTAAGGTAGGGCCTACAGTACATTCAGATTTAGATACATTGTCACTGACGTTGCCAAATTCCTGCGCCTGGTCTTCCAAACAATGTCACTGTTCAATGAATGTTCTTGATTTGGATAGTCGGTAGCTTCCGGGGAAGTCTTGAGTTTTCTTCTCCAATATTCCCAGTCTAATTTGTGCGTGCTTATACTGCTTATTTATATTCTTGGATAGCCGATTCAAATCCAGCATAGTTCGACTGATGTTCGGCTCGAAGCTGCTCCTCAAGTATGTCAAGTTCAACAATATATACCAAAAGGACTGCGCAGTATGAATCCAGATTGTACAATCCTATCTTTGTTTGGATTGCAATATCAAAACGAACACTTTGACCCCTCttttgtcgcgttttctttttacatttttgaccTTCATATGGCCAAAAGTTTGACTTTTAACGTTTCCGAAAATAACGCGAGAACGGTACATCTCATAGATGGGTCAAACTTTGCATTTTCTGAATTCATAAATTAGAAGTAACTAGATTAGAATTTAGCTACGTTTCTTATGATAAATCAGGATAATGTTTTGTTAAtcacaaaaaattagtgctgtatttttctggaataggtagTAGGTAAAAAAAAAGTTACTATCATCGGCTAGCTAGAAATTGCGGAGAAATATTGCATATTCTGTAAGTCATAAATAACGTAATGTAGATTGTTTAAAGACTACTTTCTTATATAATTTGCTATGGTTACAGGTGATGTGACATTCGGAGATGTTACCACTGTTTTACCGTTTGGTAGTACCGTTGATACAGTGGAATTAGAAGGCAGATACGTGAAAGAGATGCTAGAGAACTCTGTGGCTGAATATAGTCCGGTTGATCTACCGGGGAGGTTTCTTCAAATGTCAGGTTTGTAGAGTAAGATATTAGGTACTGCGTCCAACTGGGttcgcacggttgtttgatgggatcatttattagtttttcaaacaaaacatcatgtacaaccaaatatttggcttaaacagctaaatgtgatatcatagctaatgtatacagatgcttttgattcattctcaactttaatttcccctaatttaattattcacttttatagcattttttatagctttttcgtatataaaatgtatctattaatgacaaaatgggtggcgctatttagttactggaaatcaCTGTTTTAATCTTTTAACACAAAtaaaattccttttattgtttgataaaatatgtttataaaatttccttgttgcttgttttacctattccagctgttttaatggcagtattaatcacctgcCCCTTGCAAATAGAGAAatgtgatttaggataaatagcgccatctatagtttgcattcagttaataatgaagccaattctatatacatcaaacaaccctgTTCGATATTGGGATCGCATTGGATGCGGTGCTTTTTAATAGTAGTTTATTCGTATTTGTATATTGTTGAATGTATCATACAGATATGGTCCTTATGATGTATTTTTGTAACTAAAAGATCCACCACTTGTTGATGAAATGGCAATCTTCTTAAAGTTTTCTATTGAGCTGAGGCTGAATtgaatattatgataattaacaaCAGGGAGCTTTTAGTTTGTAGAAGGTGGATGTAaaattgaaatcgagaatgaAAAGTAATGCGGGCCCTACGGCCAACTCCAGGAacgctgcaaaaatattttactcaacttgagtaaaaaaatactcaaattgaggaattaatacccaacattgagctcatattgataaaCAATACGAACATTGTgggtattatttattaatatgagctcaatgttgagtgtTATGTACTCAGTtggttgagttgtgaccttttcaCTCAagttgaataaaatatttttaagagtGAAAGGAAGTGGGTATTCTCTCAGATTAAAACGATCATAAAAGTCGGATATAAATATATAGCACCATTGAATAATATGATCAAATTATATCTGTATGCTTTTTGTTCTAAATTTGGTTTTGTATTCCTCTGTTACACAATATGATCATTACTTAATGTGATAACTTAAATATCATCAGAAGTGTATCTTCATATTTCAGGAATGTGGGTAACCTATGACATATCGCGTGAACCAAATGACCGTGTAGTTGATGTACAAGTCCGTTGTACGGAGTGTAACATTCCTGAATATTTGCCTTTAGAGGAAAACAAACTGTATAAGATGGTCATGCCGTCATTTATTGCTGATGGAGGAGACGGATATGACATGATTGCAGAACATGGACAAAATCGCTACTCGGGTAAGATAAACTGCTCACAAAAAGTACCATTATATTTGGAATACACGTCctgatttaaatatcaaaaatgccttaaggcgacgcgatcttttttttgttggtcgaagcaaccaaaatagcaaccgattttcattgtctaaatcaatatattattgaaaaataacattttgatattttgcaaagttcattctacaaatcatatactttgaaaacttgattaatttattgttgttaatgagctatgtacgttgttgtttcagccctctttacaacataactcaataaccacaggacatacaaaagtatatctgtgatatttgaattcttctacacgctcgcaatgaaatgatcaatgcaaattttgccaaagctcactaccattcgcaatatgccgtgaactaccaaatcacaacagtttaaaataaagtctgcacaaaaagtaactcagctgttataaatacgcctatagattcagaactaataattgttttcacaaattttcaacatagagagaaggatgatttatttacacgcattttgataccccattcgttaaatgtcgttcaatattaacaacacagtagtgcgtttacagaaaaatacccgaatttaaaagttgcagttcaacagcgatcaatggttattatgccagcactgtaacacgtaaagcccgccattatcttcgcgcttacttcaaatcaatacaaataactgcaactttttaattggggtatttttctttcaaaacactgctgtattgtcaatattgaacaaaattgacaaatggggtatcaaaatgcgcgtaaataaatcatccttctttttatgttaaaatattgtgaaaacaattattagttctgaatctataggcgtatttataacagctgagttactttttgtgcagactttagttgttAACCTTAAGTAAATTAAAATGAGTAAATTAATACATTAATTGGATGCAGCCGTTTGTTCTGCGAATTTTGACACTTCTTTTGTCGGTGTCATTGAACAAAGTTGAAGGCATTTGTGGGATGAAAGGTCAGATTTCAAAAATGTTAGCCAATGTCGTGCCACCCTCTGGCACGGCTGTATTTCCCGGGCAGTGTTTCTAGTCATAAAACgaacaaaatcttacaaaatatttgaaaagtgCCCCAAGCAAGCACAATAGGATAGAATATGCTGGAAATTTAGTGTTGATTTTTACGGTTAAAATTTACGTTTTAAGTTCATGCGCTATTAAAGAAAAAGTACTGATAGAATGTCCGAATCGTTTGGATGGAAATGTTGATCCCGCTTTCCATAAAAATCAACACAAATCTGTATTCTTGTGCATAAGTTTTATAATCGGGCTATTGAAGTGTTGCAAATCAAATGTATGGACAGTTCGTGCTGTCCACGTGCATTGGGGTATATGACGTCATTCTCCGAACACGgttaatacctttttttttttgctaagatAACTGCTAAGTACATAGTTCGTACATGCTCCTTACAAATGAATGGTCTTTTAATCAATTATGCCGTTATACGAATGATGCAGTCATACTGATTAGAACATGATAAATTAtta is a window encoding:
- the LOC140143532 gene encoding snake venom 5'-nucleotidase-like, with product MINQDNEYPTVVTPDQDPDGTVLVVTDYTFAKYLGRLDIVFDDLGRVTEWSGNPILLNKEVEEDPEVLAEINEWGEAVRNLTKERIGSTHVYLDGARESCRLKECNLGNMIADAYIWVMVTFPDEEKWNDVSIAIQNSGGIRSSITQVVTPDQDPDGTVLVVTDYTFAKYLGRLDIVFDDLGRVTEWSGNPILLNKEVEEDPEVLAEINEWGEAVRNLTKERIGSTHVYLDGARESCRLKECNLGNMIADAYIWVMVTFPDEEKWNDVSIVIQNSGGIRSSITQGDVTFGDVTTVLPFGSTVDTVELEGRYVKEMLENSVAEYSPVDLPGRFLQMSGMWVTYDISREPNDRVVDVQVRCTECNIPEYLPLEENKLYKMVMPSFIADGGDGYDMIAEHGQNRYSGNLDTNVISDYIEKFSPIYSGIERRITFATDRATSIVPKSSIFGILLVASRLVFPLLWS